One window of Pelobates fuscus isolate aPelFus1 chromosome 9, aPelFus1.pri, whole genome shotgun sequence genomic DNA carries:
- the POLR1G gene encoding DNA-directed RNA polymerase I subunit RPA34 codes for MEASGDKHVFQCPLSFEPVADCDGAEIDEPDTEVWLIKAPSDFTPESFNSHRLPLSGYKTQKVKVEGIRKLYHVQATHGASAPCRAFLPQDVDAGLKFACAPPFQGIITVAEAHADSTALHPIPDRPPLTIPQKLKQRYHPFGADSPITRQISEGQFAAAPIKKKKKSKKRKLEEATV; via the exons GAGACAAGCATGTGTTCCAGTGCCCATTGAGTTTTGAACCGGTTGCAGATTGTGATGGAGCAGAAATCGACGAACCTGACACAGAGGTGTGGTTAATTAAGGCTCCATCCGATTTTACACCTGAAAG CTTCAATTCTCACCGCCTCCCACTCTCTGGCTACAAGACGCAGAAGGTGAAGGTTGAAGGCATCCGTAAATTGTACCACGTCCAAGCCACCCACGGTGCCAGTGCCCCTTGCCGCGCTTTCCTTCCCCAAGATGTAGACGCTGGACTGAAATTTGCTTGCGCCCCTCCTTTCCAGGGTATCATAACAGTTGCAGAAGCCCATGCAGACTCTACAGCCCTTCATCCGATCCCTGATAGGCCTCCTTTAACAATACCCCAAAAACTAAAGCAACGATATCACCCCTTTGGAGCGGATTCTCCAATAACGAGGCAAATATCCGAGGGACAGTTTGCAGCAGCACCCatcaaaaaaaagaagaaatccaAAAAGCGCAAGCTGGAGGAGGCAACAGTGTAA
- the LOC134572659 gene encoding uncharacterized protein LOC134572659 isoform X2, whose product MKSSYSETGSPKQETESHSDSQADKQPKEDKVKKEKGDSEKDSGYSDSSSESFSSEETAGSAAVAVSKSSQESAHSQATYTPIYILQNVVLKQPRLLLLQKPVRRHRKRPFPSSYLPILRSYPRIAPRLNTPPALTPQSPPIVQYPTSPKSNNAPPQILDISLRSLALLRRTRETQRSIRELRVHTKLYNRALQGEEGGWDRLRRAMERSGVYRGGTSSSGTSSSEDVSSSGEEKMLEQIKSPSEKDALQLEKAVDTSLINKSSEEATINGGSEMDVV is encoded by the exons AtgaaatcctcatactctgagaCAGGTTCCCCCAAACAGGAGACAGAGAGCCACTCAGACAGCCAAGCTGACAAACAGCCCAAGGAAGACAAGGTGAAAAAGGAGAAAGGAGACAGCGAGAAGGACTCTGGGTACTCAG ACAGCAGTTCAGAGAGTTTCAGTTCTGAAGAGACAGCAGGATCAGCAGCAGTTGCGGTGTCCAAAAGCTCACAAGAATCAGCACATTCTCAGGCAACATATACTCCTATCTACATACTGCAAAATGTTGTACTAAAACAG CCACGACTCCTTCTGCTTCAAAAGCCAGTACGACGCCACCGCAAGCGCCCATTTCCATCATCCTATCTGCCAATCTTACGCTCATACCCTCGGATTGCCCCGCGCCTGAACACTCCTCCAGCTTTAACCCCCCAATCACCTCCAATTGTCCAGTATCCCACCTCACCCAAAAGCAATAACGCCCCTCCTCAAATCTTGGATATCTCCCTCCGTTCTCTTGCTCTCCTGCGGCGAACACGGGAAACCCAACGAAGCATACGTGAACTCAGGGTTCACACCAAACTTTACAATCGAGCCTTACAAGGGGAAGAAGGTGGGTGGGACAGGCTACGGAGAGCAATGGAGAGGAGTGGGGTTTATCGCGGCGGAACGTCATCGAGTGGAACATCATCAAGTGAAGATGTGTCATCTTCTGGAGAGGAGAAGATGTTAGAGCAAATAAAGAGTCCATCAGAAAAGGATGCGTTGCAACTGGAGAAAGCAGTTGATACTTCATTGATAAACAAGTCTTCAGAAGAAGCAACAATAAATGGAGGAAGTGAAATGGATGTTGTATGA
- the LOC134572659 gene encoding uncharacterized protein LOC134572659 isoform X1, translating to MFFSYFKQFLLNPLVAVMKSSYSETGSPKQETESHSDSQADKQPKEDKVKKEKGDSEKDSGYSDSSSESFSSEETAGSAAVAVSKSSQESAHSQATYTPIYILQNVVLKQPRLLLLQKPVRRHRKRPFPSSYLPILRSYPRIAPRLNTPPALTPQSPPIVQYPTSPKSNNAPPQILDISLRSLALLRRTRETQRSIRELRVHTKLYNRALQGEEGGWDRLRRAMERSGVYRGGTSSSGTSSSEDVSSSGEEKMLEQIKSPSEKDALQLEKAVDTSLINKSSEEATINGGSEMDVV from the exons ATGTTCTTCTCTTACTTTAAGCAGTTTCTTTTGAATCCCCTGGTTGCAGTCAtgaaatcctcatactctgagaCAGGTTCCCCCAAACAGGAGACAGAGAGCCACTCAGACAGCCAAGCTGACAAACAGCCCAAGGAAGACAAGGTGAAAAAGGAGAAAGGAGACAGCGAGAAGGACTCTGGGTACTCAG ACAGCAGTTCAGAGAGTTTCAGTTCTGAAGAGACAGCAGGATCAGCAGCAGTTGCGGTGTCCAAAAGCTCACAAGAATCAGCACATTCTCAGGCAACATATACTCCTATCTACATACTGCAAAATGTTGTACTAAAACAG CCACGACTCCTTCTGCTTCAAAAGCCAGTACGACGCCACCGCAAGCGCCCATTTCCATCATCCTATCTGCCAATCTTACGCTCATACCCTCGGATTGCCCCGCGCCTGAACACTCCTCCAGCTTTAACCCCCCAATCACCTCCAATTGTCCAGTATCCCACCTCACCCAAAAGCAATAACGCCCCTCCTCAAATCTTGGATATCTCCCTCCGTTCTCTTGCTCTCCTGCGGCGAACACGGGAAACCCAACGAAGCATACGTGAACTCAGGGTTCACACCAAACTTTACAATCGAGCCTTACAAGGGGAAGAAGGTGGGTGGGACAGGCTACGGAGAGCAATGGAGAGGAGTGGGGTTTATCGCGGCGGAACGTCATCGAGTGGAACATCATCAAGTGAAGATGTGTCATCTTCTGGAGAGGAGAAGATGTTAGAGCAAATAAAGAGTCCATCAGAAAAGGATGCGTTGCAACTGGAGAAAGCAGTTGATACTTCATTGATAAACAAGTCTTCAGAAGAAGCAACAATAAATGGAGGAAGTGAAATGGATGTTGTATGA